Proteins found in one Rahnella aceris genomic segment:
- the ygjK gene encoding alpha-glucosidase, translating into MKKINPHRPLSLIICAALFISAHTQAENAETLRADSFKNVINRTGAPQYMLDYDFDEHQRFNPLFDEGAWHGHLLPSGPQGMGGFPGPALLTEEYINFMADNFDRLTVYKAGQKVALSMTAYSIPGALIQTLTAPGIRIDMTLRFATSRTSLLETKITTDSPLELVWDGELLEKLRAQEGKPPSDKTIGQEYPGYTRQILPVADGLRVIFGKVREASSLMTSGESEYQIHKSLPMQMTVTGHQFTGKAKIAGSTTFYTTYSHLLTAAEVQKEQPKIQDILAHPQPYLDASQKRWEGYLNAGLTNPKATKDQERVAVKAIETLTANWRGAAGAMKFDSVTPSVTGRWFSGNQTWPWDTWKQAYAMAHFNPEVAKNNIRAVFAFQIPPGDPVRPWDAGFVPDLIAYNPGPERGGDGTNWNERNTKPSLAAWSVMEIYKTTGDKQWLAEMYPKLVAYHDWWLRNRDHNHNGVPEYGATRDKAHNTADGKMLFTVREGQKEQTESGLKNYDRVVKSGQYDSIEIPAQVAASWESGRDDAAAFGFIDADQLAKYIKNGGKKQDWQVKFAENRSDDGTLLGYSLLQESVDEASYMYSDNKYMAEIADILGKKTAAADFRAKAVKLAGYINTCMFDSRSGFFYDIRIEDKPLANGCAGKPIVERGKGPEGWSPLFNGAATQAHADAVVKVMKDVREFNTYVPLGTAALTNPAFGADIYWRGRVWVDQLYFGLKGMEQYGYREDAVKMAQAFFDHADGLISDAPIRENYNPLNGQQQGAPNFSWSAAHLYMLYNDFFGQGK; encoded by the coding sequence ATGAAAAAAATTAATCCGCACCGGCCGCTCAGTTTAATTATCTGTGCTGCTTTATTTATTTCTGCACACACACAGGCAGAAAACGCCGAGACTTTGCGGGCTGATTCGTTTAAAAACGTTATTAACCGTACCGGCGCGCCGCAATATATGCTCGATTATGATTTCGACGAGCATCAGCGTTTTAATCCTTTATTTGATGAGGGTGCCTGGCACGGGCATTTACTGCCGTCTGGCCCGCAAGGTATGGGCGGATTCCCTGGACCGGCGCTGCTGACCGAAGAATATATCAACTTTATGGCCGATAACTTTGACCGGCTGACGGTGTATAAAGCCGGACAAAAAGTCGCGCTGAGCATGACCGCTTACAGCATTCCCGGGGCGCTTATCCAGACGCTGACCGCGCCCGGCATCCGCATCGACATGACCCTGCGTTTCGCGACGTCCCGCACTTCTTTGCTGGAAACTAAAATCACCACGGATTCCCCGCTGGAACTGGTCTGGGACGGCGAACTGCTGGAAAAGCTCCGCGCTCAGGAAGGAAAACCGCCATCGGATAAAACCATCGGGCAGGAATATCCGGGGTATACGCGCCAGATCCTGCCGGTTGCTGACGGCCTGCGTGTGATTTTCGGCAAAGTGCGCGAGGCCTCAAGCCTGATGACCTCCGGCGAGTCCGAATATCAGATCCACAAATCCCTGCCGATGCAGATGACGGTTACAGGCCATCAGTTTACCGGCAAAGCCAAAATCGCCGGTTCCACCACGTTTTACACCACTTATTCGCATCTGCTGACGGCCGCTGAGGTTCAGAAAGAGCAGCCGAAAATCCAGGATATTCTGGCGCATCCCCAGCCTTATCTGGATGCCTCGCAAAAACGCTGGGAAGGCTACCTGAATGCCGGTCTGACAAACCCGAAAGCAACCAAAGATCAGGAACGTGTGGCGGTGAAAGCCATCGAAACATTAACCGCTAACTGGCGCGGGGCGGCAGGTGCGATGAAGTTTGATTCGGTGACGCCATCGGTGACTGGCCGCTGGTTCTCCGGCAATCAGACCTGGCCGTGGGACACCTGGAAACAGGCGTATGCGATGGCGCATTTCAATCCCGAGGTGGCGAAAAACAATATCCGCGCCGTGTTTGCCTTTCAGATCCCGCCCGGTGATCCGGTTCGTCCGTGGGATGCCGGTTTTGTACCTGATCTGATTGCCTATAACCCGGGTCCGGAACGTGGCGGCGATGGCACCAACTGGAATGAGCGCAACACGAAACCGAGTCTGGCGGCGTGGTCGGTGATGGAAATCTACAAAACGACCGGTGATAAACAATGGCTGGCGGAGATGTACCCTAAACTGGTCGCTTATCACGACTGGTGGCTGCGTAACCGTGACCACAACCATAACGGCGTGCCGGAATATGGCGCCACGCGCGATAAAGCGCATAACACCGCTGACGGCAAAATGTTGTTTACCGTCAGGGAAGGGCAGAAAGAACAGACCGAATCCGGGCTGAAAAACTACGACCGCGTGGTGAAATCCGGTCAGTACGACAGCATCGAAATCCCGGCGCAGGTGGCGGCTTCGTGGGAATCGGGGCGGGATGATGCGGCGGCCTTCGGTTTTATCGATGCCGATCAGCTGGCGAAATACATCAAAAATGGCGGTAAAAAACAGGACTGGCAGGTCAAATTCGCCGAAAACCGTTCGGATGACGGAACGTTGCTGGGGTATTCGCTGTTACAGGAATCCGTCGATGAAGCCAGCTATATGTACAGCGACAACAAATACATGGCCGAAATCGCCGACATTTTGGGCAAGAAAACAGCCGCCGCAGATTTTCGCGCGAAAGCCGTCAAACTGGCCGGATACATCAACACCTGCATGTTCGACAGCCGCAGCGGCTTCTTCTATGACATCCGCATTGAAGACAAACCGCTGGCCAACGGCTGCGCGGGCAAACCAATCGTCGAACGCGGCAAAGGCCCGGAAGGCTGGTCACCGTTGTTTAACGGTGCAGCGACGCAGGCGCATGCCGACGCCGTGGTGAAAGTGATGAAAGATGTGCGCGAATTTAACACCTATGTGCCGCTGGGCACCGCCGCACTGACCAATCCGGCGTTCGGTGCAGACATTTACTGGCGCGGCAGGGTCTGGGTCGATCAGTTATATTTCGGCCTGAAAGGCATGGAGCAATACGGTTACCGCGAAGATGCTGTGAAAATGGCACAGGCCTTCTTTGATCACGCCGATGGTCTGATTTCGGATGCACCTATCCGGGAAAACTACAATCCGCTCAACGGCCAGCAGCAGGGCGCACCAAACTTCTCATGGAGTGCGGCGCATCTTTACATGCTGTACAACGACTTTTTCGGCCAGGGGAAATGA
- the ebgA gene encoding beta-galactosidase subunit alpha yields MNNWENIEKQSENRLPPRASFFSYENPQAALRFDRAASHCFQLLSGRWQFRFFEHPALVPDEFYNQPMTAWGHITVPGMWQMEGHGQLQYTDEGFPFPIDVPYVPTNSPTGAYQQRFTLDAAWTGKQTLIKFDGVETYFEVYVNGHYVGFSKGSRLCAEFDISASVKPGENLLSVRVLQWADSTYIEDQDMWWMAGIFRDVYLIGQDPVHLNDFTVVTTFDENYCDAVLNIDAVLRNLLQPVSGYRLHAQLFDDGVCVAQLSADNLNIGDETRCRLDIPVSHPRQWNAEHPELYQLLLTLYDDTGQMISVVPQRVGFRDIGVRDGLFYVNGRYLKLHGVNRHDHDHRKGRAVDMARVERDIILMKQHNINSVRTAHYPNDPRFYELCDIYGLFVMAETDLESHGFANVGDLSRISDDPHWEHAYVERIGRHVMAQKNHPSIIMWSLGNESGYGCNIRAMAKHCKALDPTRLVHYEEDRDAEVTDVISTMYSRVQMMNAFGEYPHAKPRIICEYAHAMGNGPGGLAEYQAVLNRHDSLQGHYIWEWCDHGLLETGENGQMRYTYGGDYGDYPNNYNFCMDGLIYPDQTPGPGLREYKQVLCPVGVSLRGGALHIKNRYWFSSLEDITLSLTVQVAGRGLETREISLPHLQPGEGETLALPEFSASGQEVFLNVGIRKNSPTVYSEAQHPLGQYQMLLQAARPSAMKPAPQKAATLLCDEQKHQLIVSGEGFRLAFSRLDGELKSWQVDDEEITGRAPKLNFFKPVIDNHKQKFEGLWQPHHLHIMQQHFRQIHWARQQDDVVIEVQSIIAPPVFDFGMRCTYRWQISPQGVVTLDLSGSPYGNFDSIIPKIGLDFGVSRRFTQVEYYGRGPDENYQDSCQANLIGHYQQPVSRLFENYPMPQDNGNRQDMRWLSLCDDAGKGIFIQPRQPLNFSLWPYSAQMLQQAQHIDELTPDGCLTLNLDHKISGLGSNSWGSEVLDSYRVYFSAFRYGFTMVPFSQHDTNSQQLAEFTFHPAEEN; encoded by the coding sequence GTGAATAATTGGGAAAATATCGAGAAGCAGTCGGAGAACCGTTTACCGCCACGCGCCTCCTTTTTCAGCTATGAAAATCCACAGGCGGCGCTGCGTTTCGATCGCGCAGCCAGTCACTGCTTTCAGTTGCTCAGCGGCCGCTGGCAGTTCCGCTTTTTCGAGCACCCGGCGTTAGTCCCGGATGAATTCTACAATCAGCCGATGACTGCATGGGGTCACATCACCGTCCCTGGCATGTGGCAGATGGAAGGCCACGGCCAGCTGCAATATACCGATGAAGGTTTCCCCTTCCCGATCGACGTTCCTTACGTTCCCACTAATAGCCCGACCGGCGCGTATCAGCAGCGTTTTACCCTCGATGCAGCCTGGACAGGCAAACAAACGCTGATCAAATTTGACGGCGTGGAAACCTATTTCGAGGTGTATGTGAACGGGCACTACGTCGGATTCAGCAAAGGCAGCCGCCTGTGCGCAGAGTTCGATATCAGCGCCAGCGTGAAACCGGGTGAAAACCTGCTGTCGGTGCGTGTTTTACAGTGGGCGGATTCAACATATATCGAAGATCAGGATATGTGGTGGATGGCGGGAATTTTCCGCGATGTGTATCTCATCGGTCAGGATCCGGTTCATCTTAACGATTTCACCGTAGTCACCACATTCGATGAAAACTACTGCGACGCCGTGCTCAACATTGATGCCGTGCTGCGTAATTTACTCCAACCCGTCAGCGGTTATCGTCTGCACGCGCAGTTATTCGACGATGGCGTCTGCGTGGCACAGTTATCAGCAGATAACCTGAATATCGGCGATGAAACGCGCTGTCGCCTGGACATTCCGGTCAGTCATCCGCGCCAGTGGAACGCGGAACATCCTGAGTTATATCAGCTGTTGCTGACGCTGTATGACGACACGGGACAGATGATTTCGGTGGTACCTCAGCGCGTTGGCTTTCGTGATATCGGCGTGCGTGACGGGCTGTTTTACGTCAACGGACGTTATCTCAAGCTGCACGGCGTAAACCGTCACGATCACGATCACCGCAAAGGGCGCGCGGTCGATATGGCGCGGGTGGAACGCGATATCATCCTGATGAAACAGCACAATATTAACTCGGTGCGCACCGCGCATTACCCGAATGATCCTCGCTTTTACGAGTTGTGCGATATCTACGGATTATTCGTGATGGCCGAAACGGATCTGGAAAGTCACGGTTTCGCGAACGTCGGCGATCTGAGCCGCATCTCCGACGATCCGCACTGGGAACACGCCTATGTGGAGCGTATCGGGCGTCACGTCATGGCGCAAAAAAACCACCCGTCGATCATTATGTGGTCGCTTGGCAACGAATCCGGTTATGGCTGCAATATCCGCGCCATGGCGAAACACTGTAAAGCCCTCGATCCGACGCGTCTTGTTCACTACGAAGAAGATCGCGACGCCGAAGTGACCGACGTCATCAGCACCATGTATTCCCGCGTACAGATGATGAATGCGTTCGGCGAATACCCGCACGCCAAACCGCGCATCATCTGCGAATACGCGCATGCAATGGGCAACGGTCCCGGCGGATTAGCCGAATATCAGGCCGTTCTGAATCGCCATGACAGCCTCCAGGGGCATTACATCTGGGAATGGTGCGATCACGGATTGCTGGAAACCGGTGAAAACGGCCAGATGCGTTATACCTACGGCGGCGATTACGGCGATTATCCAAACAATTACAACTTCTGCATGGACGGGCTGATTTACCCCGACCAGACGCCCGGCCCCGGCCTGCGCGAATATAAACAGGTGCTGTGCCCGGTCGGCGTCAGTCTCCGCGGCGGCGCGCTGCACATCAAAAATCGTTACTGGTTCAGCTCACTGGAAGACATCACGCTGTCGCTGACCGTTCAGGTCGCCGGACGCGGCCTCGAAACCCGCGAAATTTCCCTGCCGCACCTGCAACCCGGCGAAGGCGAAACGCTGGCGCTGCCAGAATTTTCCGCCAGCGGTCAGGAAGTTTTCCTGAATGTTGGCATTCGCAAAAACAGCCCGACGGTGTACAGCGAAGCGCAACATCCGCTCGGACAGTATCAGATGCTGTTGCAGGCAGCCCGCCCGTCAGCCATGAAACCTGCGCCGCAAAAGGCCGCAACGCTGTTATGTGATGAGCAAAAACATCAGCTTATCGTCAGCGGCGAGGGCTTCCGGCTGGCATTTTCCCGTCTGGACGGCGAACTGAAAAGCTGGCAAGTGGATGACGAAGAGATCACAGGCCGTGCGCCGAAACTCAATTTCTTTAAGCCGGTCATCGACAACCATAAACAGAAGTTCGAAGGCCTCTGGCAGCCCCATCATCTGCATATCATGCAACAGCATTTCCGGCAGATACACTGGGCGCGCCAGCAGGACGACGTCGTCATTGAAGTGCAAAGCATCATTGCGCCGCCTGTTTTCGATTTCGGTATGCGCTGCACTTATCGCTGGCAGATATCGCCTCAGGGCGTCGTCACCCTCGATTTATCCGGCTCGCCTTACGGTAATTTCGATTCAATTATCCCGAAGATCGGCCTCGATTTTGGCGTCAGCCGTCGTTTCACGCAGGTGGAATATTACGGGCGCGGGCCGGATGAAAACTATCAGGACAGCTGTCAGGCCAATCTCATCGGCCATTATCAGCAGCCGGTGAGCCGTTTATTTGAAAATTACCCGATGCCGCAGGACAACGGTAACCGGCAGGATATGCGCTGGCTGAGTCTGTGCGATGACGCTGGAAAAGGGATTTTCATTCAGCCGCGCCAGCCGCTCAATTTCAGCCTGTGGCCATACAGTGCGCAGATGCTGCAACAGGCGCAGCATATTGATGAACTGACGCCGGACGGCTGCCTGACCCTCAATCTCGATCACAAAATTTCCGGTCTGGGCTCCAATTCCTGGGGTTCCGAAGTGCTCGATTCTTATCGCGTCTATTTCTCGGCATTCCGCTACGGCTTCACGATGGTGCCGTTCAGCCAGCATGACACCAACAGCCAGCAGCTTGCGGAATTCACCTTTCATCCCGCGGAGGAAAACTGA
- a CDS encoding amino acid permease, translating into MAGSSRNTIGKFGLLSMTFAAVFSFNNVINNNIQLGIASAPVFLVATIIYFIPFCLIIAEFVSLNKSSEAGVYAWVKSALGGRWAFMTAYTYWFVNLFFFTALLPRVIAYASYAFLGHDYIFTPFTTAIISICLFAFSTMISNSGAKLLGPMTSVTSTLMLLLTFSYIVLAGAALMGGAEPADPINVQAMTPHFNWAFLGIIAWIFQAAGGAESVAVYVNDVKGGSRAFVKVIIISGLVIGVLYSIASLLINVFVAKSALHFTGGTVQVFEGLSAHFGLPAVLMNRFVGVVSFTAMFGSLLMWTAAPVKIFFTEIPKGIFGEKTIRLNKHGVPTRAAWIQFLIVIPLMLIPTLGSDSVQDLMNTLINMTAAASMLPPLFIMLAYLNLRLKYDSVERDFKMGSRMQGITIVGTLIVIFTVGFIASTFPTGASIITIVFYNVGGLVLFLGYAWWKYNKYSKGLDDKTRYHEDTPLARIVLESQNETARVKKENMAKSLSGA; encoded by the coding sequence ATGGCCGGGTCCAGTCGAAATACCATAGGCAAATTTGGATTGTTATCCATGACATTTGCCGCCGTTTTTAGCTTCAATAACGTCATCAACAATAACATCCAGTTAGGCATCGCCTCGGCACCGGTATTTCTGGTGGCGACCATCATCTACTTTATTCCGTTTTGTCTGATCATCGCCGAATTTGTCTCATTGAATAAGAGTTCGGAAGCCGGTGTGTATGCCTGGGTGAAAAGTGCCCTCGGCGGCCGCTGGGCGTTTATGACCGCCTATACTTACTGGTTCGTGAATTTGTTTTTCTTCACGGCGCTGCTTCCCCGCGTTATCGCTTATGCGTCTTACGCCTTTTTAGGGCACGATTATATTTTCACGCCCTTCACGACTGCGATTATCAGCATCTGTCTGTTTGCCTTTTCCACGATGATTTCCAACAGCGGTGCGAAACTACTCGGGCCGATGACCTCCGTCACCTCGACATTAATGCTGCTGCTGACGTTCTCTTATATCGTGCTGGCGGGCGCTGCGCTGATGGGCGGCGCAGAACCGGCGGATCCGATTAATGTTCAGGCGATGACGCCGCATTTTAACTGGGCATTCTTAGGCATTATTGCGTGGATATTCCAGGCAGCAGGCGGCGCAGAATCGGTCGCGGTATACGTGAATGACGTCAAAGGCGGCAGCCGCGCGTTCGTGAAAGTCATCATTATTTCCGGGCTGGTGATCGGCGTGCTGTATTCCATCGCCTCGCTGCTGATTAACGTGTTTGTGGCCAAATCCGCGCTGCATTTTACCGGCGGCACGGTGCAGGTATTTGAAGGGTTATCCGCACACTTTGGATTACCGGCGGTGCTGATGAACCGCTTTGTCGGCGTGGTTTCCTTCACCGCCATGTTTGGCTCATTACTGATGTGGACGGCAGCGCCGGTAAAAATCTTCTTTACTGAGATTCCTAAGGGGATTTTTGGCGAGAAAACTATTCGTCTGAATAAACACGGTGTTCCGACCCGCGCGGCGTGGATCCAGTTCCTTATCGTTATCCCGCTGATGTTAATTCCGACATTAGGCTCAGACAGCGTGCAAGATTTAATGAATACGCTGATTAACATGACCGCTGCCGCGTCGATGCTGCCGCCGCTGTTTATTATGCTGGCGTACCTGAATCTGCGTCTGAAATACGACAGCGTCGAGCGCGATTTTAAGATGGGCTCCAGAATGCAGGGGATCACTATCGTCGGTACACTGATTGTGATTTTCACCGTCGGGTTCATCGCCTCAACCTTCCCGACCGGTGCCAGTATTATCACGATTGTGTTCTATAACGTCGGCGGACTGGTGTTGTTCCTCGGCTATGCCTGGTGGAAATACAATAAATATTCCAAAGGACTGGACGATAAAACCCGTTATCACGAAGACACGCCGCTGGCGAGAATTGTGCTGGAATCGCAGAATGAAACAGCGCGGGTGAAGAAAGAGAATATGGCAAAGTCACTTTCCGGGGCGTAA
- the ebgR gene encoding transcriptional regulator EbgR, translating to MATLKEIAEAANVSVATVSRVLNDDPSLSVKAQTRQKILETAERLEYKVSPSRRNATQRMTFAALFTYRQGLEIDDPYYLSMRYGIETQCEKLGITLISGYDFTGEKALPPADGFLVIGQPQAALHTQLAQQSTPVVFIDGVMEDPQSDCVNVDLFKISQKVIDFFIGQGYSRIGFIGGRDHPEFPDQREQAFVEYGRLKNVVQPDDIWYGNFTSQSGYQCARKMLQQNAPYPPALLIATDTIALGVTRALLEHGVKIPEQIALISVNDIPTARFVFPSLSTVRIHSETMGAQAVNLLTERLRDERTVPLSVFVPGSLQLRDTTRR from the coding sequence ATGGCTACTTTGAAGGAAATCGCTGAGGCCGCGAACGTATCCGTTGCGACGGTTTCACGTGTGCTCAATGACGATCCGAGCCTGAGCGTAAAAGCGCAGACCCGCCAGAAGATTTTAGAAACGGCGGAACGCCTGGAATACAAAGTCTCGCCTTCCCGCCGCAATGCCACGCAACGCATGACGTTTGCCGCATTGTTTACTTACCGGCAGGGGCTGGAAATAGACGATCCTTATTATCTTTCCATGCGCTATGGCATTGAAACACAATGCGAAAAACTGGGTATCACCCTGATTTCCGGCTATGACTTTACCGGCGAAAAAGCGCTGCCTCCGGCGGACGGTTTTCTGGTTATCGGACAACCTCAGGCCGCACTGCATACGCAGCTCGCGCAACAATCCACGCCGGTCGTTTTCATTGATGGCGTAATGGAAGACCCGCAATCTGACTGCGTTAATGTGGATTTATTTAAGATCAGCCAGAAGGTCATCGACTTCTTTATCGGTCAGGGCTATTCGCGCATCGGCTTTATCGGCGGCCGCGATCACCCTGAATTCCCGGATCAGCGCGAGCAGGCCTTTGTGGAATATGGCCGTCTGAAAAACGTCGTCCAGCCGGACGATATCTGGTACGGCAATTTCACCAGCCAGTCCGGCTATCAGTGCGCCAGGAAAATGTTGCAGCAAAATGCGCCTTATCCCCCGGCGTTGCTGATTGCCACCGATACCATTGCGCTGGGCGTGACCCGTGCGCTACTGGAACACGGCGTTAAAATCCCCGAGCAAATCGCGCTGATCAGCGTTAATGACATTCCGACAGCCCGCTTTGTGTTCCCTTCTTTATCGACCGTTCGCATCCATTCCGAAACCATGGGCGCACAGGCGGTCAACCTGCTGACCGAGCGTCTGCGCGATGAACGCACCGTGCCGCTGTCGGTATTTGTGCCAGGATCGCTGCAACTCCGGGACACTACCCGCCGGTAA
- the ygjJ gene encoding protein YgjJ, with the protein MKNTSLNKILVLLLFSLSMNLRAQEPVVPAEHNESAPPEITPVSRDATAYRFYGEMGGGGSVYLNGKDQHKYSDGTYIEGGLEIKHGNWFGLIYGEGWTVQADHHGNAWVPDHRWGGFEGGLNRFYGGYRTDRGTEFILSMRNDSSLDDLQWWGDFTPEYGYVIPNTRDLTQAVKVQNLTGKFRYSLTAAPQSRVNESTALLHFGKYDRYSDKYTYQAMVNGYTQYDLMEGLTLLNGLELTDGTGQLFLAGLQGKNLAGRVWHHTGKGDSSHSGHESGMMVSAMVEAVTGLYLSTAYSYAEHSRDTTFDTTTSYAQAGIWYEYYGGRFATALDSKFYMSNDNTGASNSVFLMQYFYWGKS; encoded by the coding sequence ATGAAGAACACATCATTAAATAAAATATTAGTACTTTTATTATTTTCCTTATCAATGAATTTGCGGGCGCAGGAACCGGTTGTCCCCGCCGAACATAATGAATCAGCACCACCGGAAATAACGCCGGTCAGCCGCGACGCCACTGCTTATCGCTTTTATGGCGAAATGGGCGGCGGCGGCAGCGTGTATTTAAATGGCAAAGATCAGCACAAATACAGCGACGGAACCTATATCGAAGGTGGTCTGGAAATAAAACACGGTAACTGGTTCGGGCTTATTTACGGCGAAGGCTGGACGGTACAGGCCGATCATCACGGAAACGCCTGGGTGCCTGATCACCGCTGGGGCGGATTCGAAGGCGGCTTAAACCGTTTTTACGGTGGTTATCGTACTGATCGGGGCACCGAATTTATCCTCAGTATGCGCAACGATTCCTCGCTGGATGACCTGCAATGGTGGGGCGATTTCACGCCGGAATACGGCTACGTGATTCCTAATACCCGCGATTTAACGCAGGCAGTGAAGGTGCAAAACCTGACCGGCAAGTTTCGTTACAGCCTGACCGCCGCACCGCAAAGCCGTGTTAATGAAAGTACTGCATTGCTCCATTTCGGAAAATACGACCGTTATTCAGATAAATACACCTATCAGGCGATGGTCAACGGCTACACGCAATATGATCTGATGGAAGGGCTGACGCTGCTCAACGGTCTGGAACTGACCGATGGCACCGGGCAGCTATTCCTCGCGGGTTTGCAGGGTAAAAATCTGGCAGGGCGCGTCTGGCATCACACCGGCAAAGGCGACAGCAGCCATTCCGGCCACGAATCAGGAATGATGGTCAGCGCCATGGTTGAAGCGGTCACCGGACTGTATTTATCCACCGCGTACAGTTATGCCGAACATTCGCGGGATACTACTTTCGATACCACCACGTCTTACGCACAGGCCGGTATCTGGTACGAATATTACGGCGGCCGGTTCGCGACCGCATTAGACAGCAAATTCTATATGAGCAATGACAATACCGGCGCCAGCAACTCGGTATTTCTTATGCAATATTTCTACTGGGGAAAATCATAA
- a CDS encoding beta-galactosidase subunit beta → MIILDCLTEFQRLYRSGKKWQRCMEAINNLDNIRPGVFHSVGDSLVYRLASGSEKQRAEFEGHRRYFDVHYYLEGTEEIEFSAKSALHRVSPYDDETDREFFTGQGETIKVPKGRVIIFENHEAYRFRPEKDVRKVILKVTVEESYFVNK, encoded by the coding sequence ATGATTATTCTCGACTGTTTAACCGAATTTCAGCGGCTCTACCGTAGCGGAAAAAAATGGCAGCGCTGCATGGAAGCCATTAATAACCTGGACAATATTCGTCCCGGCGTTTTCCATTCCGTCGGCGATTCGCTGGTTTACCGGCTCGCCAGCGGCAGCGAAAAACAGCGGGCGGAATTCGAGGGTCACCGCCGTTATTTCGATGTGCATTACTACCTTGAAGGCACGGAGGAAATCGAGTTTTCTGCGAAATCTGCCCTGCACCGCGTGTCGCCTTATGACGATGAAACGGATCGCGAATTTTTTACCGGTCAGGGTGAAACGATAAAGGTACCTAAAGGCCGCGTGATCATTTTTGAAAACCACGAAGCGTACCGGTTCAGACCGGAAAAAGACGTCAGAAAAGTCATTTTAAAAGTGACCGTCGAAGAGAGTTATTTCGTTAATAAATAA